In Deltaproteobacteria bacterium, the sequence GACTATCTGGGAAATATCAAAGAACGTGTCTATCCGGTTGGACGTCTTGATTTTGATTCGGAAGGTTTGATTCTTCTCACCAATGATGGCGATCTGACGTTTGAATTGACCCATCCCAAATCCAAGGTGCCTAAAACTTATGAAGTTAAAATTTCCGGCATTCCAACCCCTGAAATTTTAGAAAAATTGGAAAAAGGCGTGCGTCTGGATTGGGGAACCACACAACCAACAAAAGTCAAAATCCTGAAAAAAACTGACAAAAATTGTTGGTTGCAAATATCCTTAACCGAGGGGAAAAATAGACAAGTCCGTAAAATGATTGAAAAATTCAACTTCTTCGTTATTCGTTTGCGCCGCACCGCCATCGGTCTCTTCAAACTAGGAGCCCTCAAGCCGGGCCACTACGCCAAGATCAATTATTAGAT encodes:
- a CDS encoding rRNA pseudouridine synthase; this translates as MKEKRLQKILAEAGLCSRREAEKWIEAGRVSLNGKRVTQLGTKANPISDKIAVDGKRVKFVTKKVYYLFHKPKNVMVTHFDPEDRPTIYDYLGNIKERVYPVGRLDFDSEGLILLTNDGDLTFELTHPKSKVPKTYEVKISGIPTPEILEKLEKGVRLDWGTTQPTKVKILKKTDKNCWLQISLTEGKNRQVRKMIEKFNFFVIRLRRTAIGLFKLGALKPGHYAKINY